The following is a genomic window from Pedobacter sp. KBS0701.
TTGAATTATCAATCGCAATTGAATGATGCGACCTTTGAGGAGCTATTGAAAAAATCTGTAGAAAAAGACCGTGTGCTGGAGCGTACCACAACTGGTATCCATAAAGATGAGCTGGCTTTTATCATCAGCGGAATGCCTTTAAAAAAGTTTGGCTCGCAAGGACAACAGAAGTCTTTTTTAATTGCCTTAAAACTTGCACAATACGCTTATCTCGCTAAAAACAAAGGGTTTAAGCCCTTGCTTTTGCTGGATGATATTTTTGATAAGTTAGATGATAACCGTGTTCAAAAACTAATGCAAATGGTTTCCCACCATGATTTTGGGCAGATATTTATTACAGATACAGGAAGAGAAAGAGTAAAATCAATTTTTGAAAAAATAGAAGTTGATGTAACTTTGTTCGAAGTAGATAACGGAGCGATACAAAATGCGTAAACCCAATGATGTTACCGTAAAAGATGCCATCAGCAAAATGCTGGATGTGTATCGTTTGCGCCGTAAGTTTGATGAAACTTCAATCTTGTCTATCTGGCCGGAGATTATGGGGACTGCAATTGCCAACCGAACCAAACAGATTTATATTCACGATAAGAAATTGTTCTTAAGAATAGAATCGTCTGTGATCAAAAATGAACTGATTATGGTGCGACAAGGAATAATCCAGAAGTTAAATGAACACGCAGGCAGCGAGGTGATTACCGAAATGGTGTTTTTATAAGGCATAATAAAAGGGCAAAAGTTAAAACTTACGCCCTTTATATTTTACCAGGGATGATAATCCCGACTAAAGGCTGTAGATTTCGGACTCAAGACTAAACTAACTTCTTCCTCCGCCAAATATCTTTGCCAAAATCCAGATCACCAGCGCAACCACTACTACAACTACAATTACGCCTACCCAAACGCCGGCTTTAAATATACCTTCTACTAGTTCACAACTACTTAAGGTAGTGCATAAAAATGCGATCAGTGCTAAAGGGAATGCTTTTTTCATATTTATGTTAATTTGTAATAGCTAACATCGAATATTCAAGAAAGTTTTAATTGTGGGTTTATTTAGCTCGATTCTAAAAGAAATTCCTGTTTAGTGGTGTCAGATTTTATCATCTGACGCAGTATTCATCACTTTTTTGATAGGATTATTCAATAAAAAAACAGTCAGATGGTAACATCTGACTGCACATTAAAGGATTATTCTAAAAGAAAATCGTCATTCCCGACTTCGTTGCACTTCGCTCGAAATGACGAATAGAGTTTTTATTTTCCGTTAACCTTTAACAGCTCAACTTCGAAGATTAAAGTGCTGTAAGGCGGAATATCCTGTCCTGCACCGCGTTCACCATAAGCCAGGTTGTAAGGGATAAAAAATTTGTATTTTGAACCTGCAGGCATTAATTGTACACCTTCTGTCCAGCCTGGAATCACACGGTTTAGCGGAAAAGAAATCGGCTCGCCTCTGTCGTAAGAGCTGTCAAATTGTTTGCCATTTAATAACGTTCCTTTGTAGTGTACCAGCACCGAATCCGTTGCCTGTGGTTTAACACCAGTACCTGCCGTTAAAACTTCGTATTGTAAACCACTTGCAGTTGTTTGTACACCTGCACGTTTTTTGTTCTGTTCTAAGAAATCTTGTCCTTCTTTCATAATTGGTGCGTATTTAATTTTATTTGCTGCTTCTTCAGCTTTGTTTTTTACCGCAGATGCCTTTGCTAAAGCCTCATTAATACATTGTTGTGCCTGCTGTTGGGTTAAAATAACCTTGCCACCTGTAAATGCATCTTTTAGTCCTTTTAACAATACTTCGTAATTTAAGGTAGAAAGGCCGGTTGTTTTCAAGCCTGCACCTATAGAAGTACCGAAGGCATAACTGGTAGAATCTAAAGTAGATTTTAAACCCGTTGTAAGGGGTGATGTTTTACCTGAGGCTGCAGTCGGTTTTTTGGCAACAGGTTTCTTTGCTGTTGTTTTGGTTTGTGCATAAGATGCAACAGCGATACCGGATAGACATATCGCTAAAAAAAATCTCTTCATTGATTATTTTATGTAATTAATTCCAACAGGATTAAAATGCTGGATTATATTTTAAGGCCGAAAGATACAAAATAGATAAAACAATAAAACCCCGAATATTCGGGGTTTTATTGTAATTTTTTTGTGTTGGGAACTAGAAACGTTCGTCTGCTTTGAAGAAGAAGTTACCTTCAATTTCTGCATTTTCATCAGAATCTGAACCGTGAACTGCATTTGCATCGATTGATTTTGCATATTTCTGACGGATGGTACCTTCTGCAGCCTCAGCTGGGTTAGTAGCACCAATCAATTTTCTGAAATCTTCAATCGCGTTGTCTTTTTCTAAAATAGCAGCAACAATAGGTCCTGAGGACATAAAGCTTACTAAATCTTTGTAAAAAGGACGCTCAGCGTGAACAGCATAGAACTGACCAGCAGTTTCGTCTGTAAGTTTAGTATATTTTAATGCAATAATTTTGAAACCAGCATTAGTAATGTCGTTAATGATTGATCCGATATGGCCGTTTGCTACTGCATCAGGCTTGATCATGGTAAAAGTTCTGTTAGTGCTCATTGTGCTTTTGATATCAATTTTCTGCAAAAATACGTTTTAATTGATGAATAATCAATACAACTTGTTTTTCAGTTGCGAATGAATGATGATAGGGATTAAAATAGCCAATTAACCTTGTTTTGTAGCTAATCTTACTATGCTTATATTTAATATTTTTTAAACTATAATCCTGCTCATTCTAAAATCTTTAAATCCTAATCAATCCTAATCTAAATTTACTTAGCTTTGCAGCGCAAAAAATATATGCTTACATTAACCGAATTAAAAACATTATTGGCTACGCCACAACGAATTGTGATCACTACGCATCACAAACCCGATGGCGATGCAATGGGGTCATCTCTGGGTTTATATGGATATTTGATTCAAAAAGGCCACCATGTTAAGGTAATCACCCCAACCGATTATCCTACTTTTTTGCATTGGATGCCAAATAATAGCGATGTAATTATTTTTACGGAAGCACAAGAAAGGGCGGCAAAATTGGTTGATGAAGCATCGCTCATATTTTGCCTTGATTTTAATACCCTAAGCCGCATTAACGAATTAGGCGAATTGGTTAGGGCTGCAGGTGCTAAAAAGATCATGATCGATCATCACCTGGAGCCAGAGGATTTTGACGATTACCGTCATTGGGATATCAATGCATGTGCTGCTGCGCAATTGGTTTATGATTTTATTGTAAATCAGTTACAGGATGGCGAGCTGATCAATAAAGATGTAGCTTCTTGCCTTTACACGGGTATAATGACCGATTCGGGATCTTTTCGCTTCTCATCAGCAACCTCGGAAGTATACCGTATTGCTGCAAATCTGATCGATTTAGGGGCCGACCAATCGAAAATCCACGAGTTGGTATACGATAACTCGAGCGAAAACCGACTGCGCTTTTTAGGCTATTGTCTATCTAATAAACTAGAAGTTTTAAGAGATTACAACACAGCCATCATTTCGGTTACTAAAGAAGAATTGGCGCAGTACCACAGCATTACCGGCGACACAGAAGGAGTAGTAAACTATGCCCTTTCCATCAATGGTATCCGTTTGGCCGCGTTAATTATAGAACGTACTGATAAGGTTAAATTATCTGTTAGGTCTACAGGCGATTTCCCGGCTAACGAAATCTGTAAAAAATATTTCAATGGTGGTGGTCACAGAAATGCGGCTGGTGGTGCAGCAGAAAAACCTTTAGCTGATGTAGTAAATGAATTTAAATCGATATTAGCAGAATATAAAGAACAATTGATAGCTTAGAAAAAAGAAATACAACAATAAAAATTTAAAAAAGTCAAATTAATAAATGAAAAAGGGAATTATTATTCTAGCAGCAGCCACTTTAGGTTTAGCAGCATGTAAACAAGAGAAAAAGGGAGCTGGTGGCTTACTATATACCATTCACCACTCGGCAGGTAACGAAAAAATTAAAGAAGGCGATATTGTTAAAATGAATTTTATTCAGAAAAACGATAAAGATTCAGTTTTATCAAACACTTTCGATAGCGAAACACCTGCAGTATTTCCTGCACAGAAAAAAATGTATGCTGGTGATATGAACGATGTTTTAACATTGTTTGGAGAAGGCGATAGCGCTACGTTTAAAGTAAACCTGGATACTATGGCATTTCATAGTAAACAACCTAAACCAGAGCAATTCAAAAATGATAAATACATCACTTTCACGGTGAAAATCGAGAAAGTATTCAAGAAAAAAACTGGCGAAGCTGACTCTACTTTTAACAAGAGAGCTCAGGAATTTTTCCAGGCTGACTATAAAGCTACTTCAGAAAAAAAGAAAGCTGCTGAACCTGCTAAGTTAAAAGCTTATTTAGATGATACTAAACTGGCAACCAAAACTACTGCAAGTGGTTTACACTACATTATCGAAAACGCTGGAAGTGCAGAAAAAGCAGCTTTAGGCGATACCGTACTAATTGAGTATACTGGTAGAGTAACTAAAAAAGGTAAAGATGGTAAATACAAAATTTTCGATACAAGTGATGAGAAACTGGCTAAAGCAGAAAACGAATTTAAACCAGGTAAACCTTATGGCCCTCAAAAAATGCCGGTTGGTGGTACTATCCCAGGATTTACTGAAGCTTTACAGTTAATTGGTAAAGGTGGTAAAATTAAAGTAATTATCCCTTCTAACCTAGGTTACGGCGAGCAAGGTGCACCACAGGTTGGTATTATGCCTTTCAGCCCGATTGCTTTCGATTTAGAAATTAAAGATATCATAAAAGGAAAACCAGCTCCGGCAACTTCAGCTCCGGTAGCGGCTACTCCGGTTAAGAAGTAATTTCTTAAAATATAATTTTAAATCCTGCTTATTCAGTTAGGCAGGATTTTTTTTGTCTGATTTTTTTGACGCAAAACCAAGAAATAAAACTTTACAAAGATTCGTAAAAACTTATTATAGCCTATCTTTGTATGATCTGATAAAATAGCCAGTCATCCAAAAATTGGACTAAAGGTTAATTTTTTAATTAATATATTAAATGAAAAAAGGAATAATTATTCTCTTGGCAGCAGCATCGGGACTATGTGCCTGTAACAAATTCGAAAAGGGTGAAGGAGATATGACTTACAAGATCTATAAAAGTGAAGGTAAGCCAAAAATTCAGGATGGCGATTATGTAAAATTAAACGGCGTTCAAACAGTAGAAACCAATACCAATCCCGACTCGGTAATGGTAAATACCTACGATAATGAACGTCCTGCTTTTTTTGCCATTAGCAAATCGATGTTTAAAGGCGATTTAGCCTCTGGATTGAAACTACTTGGTGAAGGAGATAGCGCCGTTTTTAAATTGAACCTCGATTCGATGGAGAAATATTCAGGACAGCCGAAACCAAAAGGATTAAAATCGAATATTGCCTCCTTTACCATTAAAATTGAGAAGGTTTTACACAAAGGGAAAGATCCCGATTCTATTTTTGAGGCAAAGAAAAGACTTTTTTTTGAAGCTGAATACAAAGCGTTAAACGAGAAAAACAAAACGGTAGAACCTGCTAAAATAGCCAAATACGTTGAAGAGAATAATCTGAAAGTAACTACTGCGCCATCTGGCCTGCAGTATGTAATTTCTGCACCAGGAAATTCTGAAAGGGCAGCTTTAACAGATACGGTATTAATGGACTATACTGGTCAGTTTACCAATAAAAAATCGAACGGAACATTAAATGTTTTTGATACTTCTGATGCTAAAATCGCGAAGGAGGCTGGAATTTTCTCAGAAAGCGTACAATATGTTCCACGCAGTTTACCATTGGGTCAATTGCCACAGGGCGTTATTCAGGGCATTCAGCTGATCGGGGTAGGCGGTAAGATTAAAATGATTTTGCCATCGAAATTAGGCTTCGGTGAAAATGGTGGCGGGCCAATTAATCCATTTACCCCGTTGGTATTTGATGTGGAGTTGAAAGGTATTATTAAACCAGCTGCGGCAACGCCCGTGGCTAAATAGAACAATTTAGACCTTATAGGTTTTCAAAACCTATAAGGTCTCTTTATGTAAATCTAATTCCAATCTTTAAAAGGCTTAACCGTTAAATTGGAGTTATAATATTTTTCTTCTTCGGTTACTTCTTTACCTATCCAATCAGGCAAATCGAAAGTTTCATCTTCGCTTCCCAGTTCAATTTCTGCAACAATTAATCCTTTATTGTCACCTAAAAATACATCCACTTCCCAAAGTTTGCCGTTAAATGTAATTTCATAGCGTATTTTAGAAAGTTCAGAAACAGCAAAATTGTCTAATAATTCCGTGGCTTCATCAACTGGGATTTCATATTCATATTCTAACCGTGTGGCGCCAATGGTTTGACCTTTTATGGTTAAAAAACCTTTAGTTTCTGTTGTCCTTACGCGTATGGTTTTATCTTTATCAGTGAGTAAATAACCCTGCCTGAAAAGTTTTCCTTCCGGTTTATCCAGGTTATCCCACTTTGGCTGATCTATTAAAAACTTGCGCTCTATTTCTTTTCCCATGGTAGGTATTTCGTCTTTCCCGCGAAAGCGGGAATCTTAATGCTGATTGGTTAACGTGCCCTTTTTTGTAAATCTGCAACAGGCATGCTGATCAATCTTCCGATAGGCTGCTTACCACGATAGGTAATTACGCGCAACATGCTGGCATCTTTAGGTACCTGTAACGCGGCTGTATATTTCGGGTAGAAGCGATCGGGCGTAGAGTTGTCAAAACTGTAGTAAATGTCCAATCCATCTATTTCCGTGGTCAATTCTATCATCAGTTGTTTATCTGCGCTGCGTTTTACCGTAAAAATCGGATCGTAAATGGCAGGTGAGTATTTAATCTCTGCAAAATCTAATCTTTTGAAATGCTGTTGTGTACGATCAATAAAATTTGTCCAGTTTTTCTTTTCAATCGGACTCCATATTGATTCGGCAATGGCAAATGCACGTGGATAAACCATATATTCAACCTGGCGGAAAGTGAAAATCTGTTCTGTCCAAAGGTTGGCTTGTGCGCCAATAACATACTGTGCATTTACGCCAGCCGGAACCGGGTTAAACTGATAAGCTTTGTTTAATCTTAAAGAGGCATAAACCTTTGGTTCGGTAATAGGATCCGCTTGCATATAATCCAAATAGGCAAAATCAGTTGGACTCATTACCACATTGTGCTTATCGTTAGCCGCCTGAATGCCATATTTCATTCCCCTCCAACTCATTACGGCCGCTGTAGGCGATACGCCACCTTCAAGGATTTCGTCCCAGCCCATAAATTTTTTGCCTTTCGAAATCACAATCTGTTCTACACGTTTTTCGAAGTACGCCTGAACCTGTGGAATGGTTTTTAAGCCTTCGCGAAGCATTAAAGCTTTAACCTGATCGTTCTTTTCCCAGAAATTATGAGGGGCTTCATCACCACCCATGTGGATATATTCGAAAGGGAAAAGTTTGGCTACTTGCGTCAGTACCGAGTCTAAAAAGACATAAACTTTTTCGTTTGCAGGGCAAAGGGTATTATCAACTAAGGCTGTTGGTGGTGCACCACGGCTCCAATCCATAATTTTTTCGCCCGAACGGACTTTATAATTCACGGCATCTGGCGTACATGATAATTCTGGATAAGAAGCGATAATGGCTAAACTATGCCCTGGGACATCAATTTCGGGTAAAATGTTCACGAAACGTTCTTGTGCATATTGTACCAATTCTTTAATATCTTCCTGTGTATAAAAACCACCATAGGTACGGGGTTCATCAGGGGTTGGTGGGGTAAAATCACCAAAAGTTCCGGTTTTTTTAACGCTCCAGGCACCAACTTCAGTTAATTTAGGCAAGCCTTTAATTTCGATCCTCCAGCCTTCATCGTCCGCTAAGTGCAAATGCAGTAAGTTAAATTTATAGCGAACCATGTCATCGATAAACTGTTTTACTTCCTGTTTGGTGAAAAAGTGACGG
Proteins encoded in this region:
- a CDS encoding DUF721 domain-containing protein, producing MRKPNDVTVKDAISKMLDVYRLRRKFDETSILSIWPEIMGTAIANRTKQIYIHDKKLFLRIESSVIKNELIMVRQGIIQKLNEHAGSEVITEMVFL
- a CDS encoding FKBP-type peptidyl-prolyl cis-trans isomerase; the protein is MKRFFLAICLSGIAVASYAQTKTTAKKPVAKKPTAASGKTSPLTTGLKSTLDSTSYAFGTSIGAGLKTTGLSTLNYEVLLKGLKDAFTGGKVILTQQQAQQCINEALAKASAVKNKAEEAANKIKYAPIMKEGQDFLEQNKKRAGVQTTASGLQYEVLTAGTGVKPQATDSVLVHYKGTLLNGKQFDSSYDRGEPISFPLNRVIPGWTEGVQLMPAGSKYKFFIPYNLAYGERGAGQDIPPYSTLIFEVELLKVNGK
- a CDS encoding nucleoside-diphosphate kinase; its protein translation is MSTNRTFTMIKPDAVANGHIGSIINDITNAGFKIIALKYTKLTDETAGQFYAVHAERPFYKDLVSFMSSGPIVAAILEKDNAIEDFRKLIGATNPAEAAEGTIRQKYAKSIDANAVHGSDSDENAEIEGNFFFKADERF
- a CDS encoding bifunctional oligoribonuclease/PAP phosphatase NrnA, producing the protein MLTLTELKTLLATPQRIVITTHHKPDGDAMGSSLGLYGYLIQKGHHVKVITPTDYPTFLHWMPNNSDVIIFTEAQERAAKLVDEASLIFCLDFNTLSRINELGELVRAAGAKKIMIDHHLEPEDFDDYRHWDINACAAAQLVYDFIVNQLQDGELINKDVASCLYTGIMTDSGSFRFSSATSEVYRIAANLIDLGADQSKIHELVYDNSSENRLRFLGYCLSNKLEVLRDYNTAIISVTKEELAQYHSITGDTEGVVNYALSINGIRLAALIIERTDKVKLSVRSTGDFPANEICKKYFNGGGHRNAAGGAAEKPLADVVNEFKSILAEYKEQLIA
- a CDS encoding FKBP-type peptidyl-prolyl cis-trans isomerase translates to MKKGIIILAAATLGLAACKQEKKGAGGLLYTIHHSAGNEKIKEGDIVKMNFIQKNDKDSVLSNTFDSETPAVFPAQKKMYAGDMNDVLTLFGEGDSATFKVNLDTMAFHSKQPKPEQFKNDKYITFTVKIEKVFKKKTGEADSTFNKRAQEFFQADYKATSEKKKAAEPAKLKAYLDDTKLATKTTASGLHYIIENAGSAEKAALGDTVLIEYTGRVTKKGKDGKYKIFDTSDEKLAKAENEFKPGKPYGPQKMPVGGTIPGFTEALQLIGKGGKIKVIIPSNLGYGEQGAPQVGIMPFSPIAFDLEIKDIIKGKPAPATSAPVAATPVKK
- a CDS encoding FKBP-type peptidyl-prolyl cis-trans isomerase, with amino-acid sequence MKKGIIILLAAASGLCACNKFEKGEGDMTYKIYKSEGKPKIQDGDYVKLNGVQTVETNTNPDSVMVNTYDNERPAFFAISKSMFKGDLASGLKLLGEGDSAVFKLNLDSMEKYSGQPKPKGLKSNIASFTIKIEKVLHKGKDPDSIFEAKKRLFFEAEYKALNEKNKTVEPAKIAKYVEENNLKVTTAPSGLQYVISAPGNSERAALTDTVLMDYTGQFTNKKSNGTLNVFDTSDAKIAKEAGIFSESVQYVPRSLPLGQLPQGVIQGIQLIGVGGKIKMILPSKLGFGENGGGPINPFTPLVFDVELKGIIKPAAATPVAK
- a CDS encoding CYTH domain-containing protein; translation: MGKEIERKFLIDQPKWDNLDKPEGKLFRQGYLLTDKDKTIRVRTTETKGFLTIKGQTIGATRLEYEYEIPVDEATELLDNFAVSELSKIRYEITFNGKLWEVDVFLGDNKGLIVAEIELGSEDETFDLPDWIGKEVTEEEKYYNSNLTVKPFKDWN
- a CDS encoding beta-N-acetylhexosaminidase, yielding MKKLFLIISCCFFTANTFAQSIVTETEIGDSEGAVVQTPIAIIPEPVSLVKKAGSFTLPENVILQAVKSAELKQSITYLSDRITTATGKFVSTVSNSTHPTIKLILNAQEDAQLGKEGYKLNVNPTQVVITANQPAGIFYGVQSLLQLFPAEIESKELVKDVKWKAPCVDVVDYPKLGWRGLMFDVARHFFTKQEVKQFIDDMVRYKFNLLHLHLADDEGWRIEIKGLPKLTEVGAWSVKKTGTFGDFTPPTPDEPRTYGGFYTQEDIKELVQYAQERFVNILPEIDVPGHSLAIIASYPELSCTPDAVNYKVRSGEKIMDWSRGAPPTALVDNTLCPANEKVYVFLDSVLTQVAKLFPFEYIHMGGDEAPHNFWEKNDQVKALMLREGLKTIPQVQAYFEKRVEQIVISKGKKFMGWDEILEGGVSPTAAVMSWRGMKYGIQAANDKHNVVMSPTDFAYLDYMQADPITEPKVYASLRLNKAYQFNPVPAGVNAQYVIGAQANLWTEQIFTFRQVEYMVYPRAFAIAESIWSPIEKKNWTNFIDRTQQHFKRLDFAEIKYSPAIYDPIFTVKRSADKQLMIELTTEIDGLDIYYSFDNSTPDRFYPKYTAALQVPKDASMLRVITYRGKQPIGRLISMPVADLQKRAR